CAATATGTTTAAAATACTTGGGCATAGGAGCAACCCAACAGCCCCAAACCTGGAGCTCTCAAAGGGATGGGATGAATTACCGCTGTCGGTTCTAAGTATTAGAGACAGCTGCTCAGGCTTTTGAAGAAATGgcaaggaacagaaaactgaaaatatccTCAAGGAGTCAGATTCTAACCCAAAAGAAAAGCTTCTGGACATTGATTGAAATATACATGACACTGCAGGAGGGGAAGGTATCATAAGGGGAAAAATTCAGTGGTTTGTGAAAGGTCTGGATGGAGACGGTGGTTATCCCATTAGGGGGCAAAGCCAGGTTCTTATAGGTACACATGGTCTCTCTTGAATAGAGGTCACTTCCAGATCTGTCACCACAGAAAGGTgtcccaaaggaaaaataaacaaagtgagAGAGAATTGGGTAGGCAGTACTCATTCTAGCTTGCCTGGGACTTCCaagttggttttatttatttatttatttatttattgagacagggtctccctgtgtcacctaggctggagtgcagtggcgagaccttggctcactgcaacgtttgcctcccaggttcaagcgattctcatgcctcagcctccgagtagctgggactacaggcatgtgccaccatgactggctaacttttttttttagtagagacagtgatatggtttggctgtgtccccacccagatctcatcttgaattcccacatgttgtgggagggaccttgtgggaggtaactgaatcatggaggcaggtctttcctgtgttgttctcgtgatagtgagtaagtctcatgagagctgatggttttatttatttatttattttatttattttttttttttgagacggagtcttgctctgtgccccaggctggagtgcagtggcgcgatctcagctcactgcaagctccgcccccccgggttcacgccattctcctgcctcagcctcccgagtagctgggactacaggcgcctgccacctcgcccggctaattttcttgtatttttagtagagacggggtttcaccgtgttagccaggatggtctcgatctcctgacctcgtgatccgcccgtctcggcctcccaaagtgctaggattacaggcttgagccaccgcgcccggcgagctgatggttttaaaaaggggagtttccctgcacttGCTCTCTCTTGTCTGTTGCCATGTGAGATATAcatttccaccatgattgtgaggcttccccagccatgtggaactgtaagtccattaaaactctttcttctgtaaattgcccagtctcaggtatgtctttatcagcagtgtgaaaacagactaatacagattagggtttcacaatgttggccaggctggtcttgaacccctgacctcaagttctccacccacctcagcctcccaaagtgctgggattataggctatgagccgctgcacccgatGAGACTTCCAAGTTTTTATACTGGAAGTCCTGTATCCCAAGAAACCCTTTGGTCCCAAGAAAGAAACCCTATGTCCCAAGAAAGTTCCAGACAACCCACAATAGCTGATCAAGCTACTACACAGGGAAGGGGGTCATCTATCTCAGACCTGGACTTGGAGAAGAATGAACGTCGACATGTATCCTCCTTTAGAGGATGAGTCCTGTATTAGGCTGAGAAGCAGAACCAAAACTGAGACTCTCATGCAAGTGGTTTATTGATGGAGTGCTCTTAGGAGAAGGGGAGTGAGGGAAGCAGCgtagaacaggaaaaaaaaaaaaattaagtaagaaTGTGCTCTCAGAAGAAGACTGACTTCAGCCTGATTCCATGAGGAGCTCTGGGAAAGGAAGTTCCTCGATGTAAGAGGTCAGTCTTTTGTACCTCCATACAAGAGGTAGCAATTCTTTTCTAGAGATGGTCTCAAAATTAGAATACATCAAAATCAATTGGAGGGTTTGGTAAATCAGAATGCTGTGCCAACCCCTGGAAATTCTGATTcggtaggtctggggtggggtctgAGAATTTGTATTTCCAGCAAGTTCACAGGTAATGCTGATGATGCACTTTGAAAACCTCCACTCTAGAGAAGAGGACAGCTCTGAGGTTTTAGCACCCACAGCATCTCACAAAGGGGATCAGCAAAGCACCTGCTACATGAGGGCACATGCCAGAGACAGATGGATTGGACCACAAGCTGGGGCTAGGTAGACTACATCTTTAGGTCAGAACATCTAGATTCACAGTATCTTGTATGTTCCTGTTGTCATCCCACATCTCTTGCCAACGCATTGTTGAAACATTCTTAAAGATACATGAGGCTTTGAAGAGGAAGCAGCTGCAAGTTGCTAGGCAAATATAGTGGTGTCAGTTGCAATAGAGTGGAAAGTCCTTAAATGGGAGATCAATATTTAGGGGCAAGGCTCTAGACCAACCCTGGAAATTGCCTGATATTTGTGAAATTAAAGGGAAATGGCATTGATGGCAACTTTTAATTTCATAAGCCATGCCAGAACTCGTAACGGTCTCTGCTCCTGAGGATCACCACCAGGTgaaggtgaatgaataaatgttaaaatggaaTTCGTTTCTTTTGGTGGGGTACGTCAGGTAGAACTTGGAGAATACCTTGTACCCCTGGGCCTTAATGTCCATCTCCAGGCAGTGCATGAGGTCACTGTTGTCTAGGACTGCCTTCCAGGGCCCAAACTTGACAACGGACTTGAACATCTTCTTATCCTGCAGAAAACACAGGACCTCTGAATAATATGCATCCTGCTCCTCCGTTTCCACCAGGCACACAAGCACGCTGGACTTCCGCGCTGTTATGGCCTCTGCACGCGCCAGGCGCACCATGAGCTCCAGGTTCTCGCCATAGCCCGGCACTTGCAGGAGAAACTGCTTCCGAGACACCTGCTCACCAAAGATCTGCGGCATGTCCTCCAGCAGCTTGACTAAAGGCTTGATTTCATAGAACTGAGCCTCACGGTACACTTCAGGGATGTGCTGTGTGGGCACTTGCCCAGTGCGCAGGTAGTCCAGGATGGGTCTGAAATAGGTGCTGGGGCGGTCGATGAAGAAGCGGCCCTCTGCATCCATGGAGGCCTTGGCTGAGCTAGAGAACATCTCTGCCAACTTTGAGCCCGGAAATTTCCTCAGGGTACCCAGGGTGGTCGTGTGGAACTCACCCCCCACGTTCAGCTCCACAACCGTAGACATCTGGAGGCACAAGAGGCAGAGTAAACCAACACGCCGTCTCCCCTGAGCTCATGACTTATTTTTATCCAAAGAATAACTGGATTAAAAACTTAGGGGAGCCATAATGTTTGGCTTCGGCTAGTGAAAGGCCCATCTTACTAAAGAGGGTTGTATTGATACTGTGTTGCTCCAGggggtggcttttttttttttttttcttttttttttttttgagacagagtctcgctctgtcgcccaggctggagtgcagaggcacaatctcggctcactgcaacttccacctcgaTTAaagcaactcttctgcctcagcctccctagtagctgggactacaggcgcccgccatcatgcctgactaagttttgtatttttagtaaagacgaggttttgccatgtttgctaggccgttctcaaactcctgacctcacacgatccgcctgcctcagcctcccacagtgcccgGCCAAGGGTGGGCATTTTAAGGAGGAAGAAAGGTTTCTGTTTGAAAAAAGAATACCCATTCAAGCATCTTAATTTTAGGTCATAGAATGTTATgggaggaggccaggcacggtagcacacgcctgtaatcccagcactttgggaggctgaggcaggcagatcatctgaggtcaggagttcgagacaagcctggccgacttggtgaaaccctgtctttactaaaaatacaaaaattagccaggtgtggtggcacgtgcctgtaatcccagctgctcgggaggctgagacacgagaatcacctgaacctgggagggggaggctgcagtgagccaagatcaccccactgccctccagcctgggtgacagagtaagactctgtcaataCATATTGTAATATTGTAAGACTCTGGACTCTGTCTTACAAAAGCAGAAGAATGTTATGGGAAGAGGCTGCCATGGAAGGAAGTCTCAGCAATGATACTTCCAAAGTCTGTGGCCTTCGGCAAGCCTTTTTCCCTCTTaaggcctcagtctcctcatctataaaatggggatattggctgggcatggtggctcatgcctgtaatcccaacactttgggaggccatggcaggacgatcacttgtggccaggagttggaaaccagcctgggcaacatagcaagactccatctctattttttttaaataggtttaaggggaaaaaatttttttaaaggccaggcatgatgcctcacgcctataatcccagtactttgggagaccaaggtgagtggatcacttgagaccaggagttcaaaaccagcctggctaacatggtgaaaccccatctctactaaaaatacagtaattagccgggcatggtagcacacgcctacagtcccaactgctcgggaggctgaggcaggagaatcacttgaacccaggaggcagaggttacaatgagctgagatcgtgccactgcactccagcctgggcgacagaatgagagtccaactccaaaaaaaaaataggaagtaaAATGGGGACATGGAGTTGTTACGAAGTCAAGAGTTCCCAACCTGGGATGCTCAGCTCTGATCTAAGATATAATAAAAGCCAGGGGTAAGGGAGGAGGGACACTTCCAACATTTCAGAAAGACGAAAGAAACCATACATGTGTTCATTTGGGAAGCATTTCTTGGGTATTTACTATGTATCCACATCCTGTGCTGGGAGTTGGGGACAAAAATTCTTATTTCACGTAGATCAGAAGTTCTGGTTAACAGTTGGCATGACCTTGAttgatttaaaaatgggattttttctttttttctttctttttttttttttgaaacagagtctcactctgtcgcccagtctagagtacagtgatgtgatcttggctcactacaacctcagcctcccaggctcaagcaattctcgtgcctcagcctgggAGCTGGGATGGCCaccctgtagctgggattacagatgtacaGTGCAcgaccaagccaggctaatttttgtatttttagtagagactgggtttcaccatgtaggccaggctggtctcaaactcctgaccccaatctgcccacctcggcctcccaaagtgttggggttacaggcgttagccatagtgcctggccagaaaattgaattttttttaacagatgggatcttgctctgttgttgcCGAGGCtgcaggtgcagtggcatgatcataacttactgcagccttgaacttgggctcaggtcatcctcctgcctcagcctcccaagtaaatgggactacaggACATTCAACACTGTATctggctacttaaaaaaaattttttttagagatgggtcttactgtgttgcccaggctggtcttgaactcctggcttcaaggcttcctcctgcctgagcctcccaagcttgtgggattacaggtgcaagccaccacgcccagcataaATAGAATTTGTTTGATGAATGTTTTTCCAAATACGGTCCCATGGGACTCCAATAATAACAGGAATATTCTTGGTAATGAAAAGGCCAGTAACTCTACATATTGTGGGTGTAAAACTGCGTCATGAACTGTGAAGTGCAGTGCAAATGCAAGTTAAGTTTAGTTGTTCAACAGAACTTTTAGAGGCCACCTCTCTGTGCCAGACCCTGGGCTGAGCACTAAGACTGGTTATTAAGTGATGATgtcagaatttgaactcaggtccGTTTTACTCCAAGCTTGAGCTCTTAGTGATTACATAAATGAATTACCTTCAGTCTTCCAATACCTTCACTCTTCATTCCCTTagtgactcattcattcaacaaaatgtaTGCCTAGTGGGAAGGTTGGTGGGAAGAGGGATATGGAAACAGACAGTCTAGTAACTCTGTGTAGTGCTTTAAATGGATTATCTAATTCAGCCCTCACAACACTtccatgaagaaaatattaaatctccattttacagaagaagaaactaagGCTTAAAGAGATGAAGAAAGTTGCCTGAGACTGGCTATTAAGTGATGATGTCAAAATTTGAATTCAGGTCCATTTTACTTCAAGCTGGAGCTCTTAGTCATTACATAAATTACCTTCAGTCTTCCAATACCTTCACTCTTCATTCCTTTagtgactcattcattcaacaaaatgtaTGTTGGGCCTATTACATGCAAACCTTGTGCCAAACAGAACAGGACACAGTCCCTGCTTTCAAGGAACTCACAGGGGAGAGGGAAACAGATGGCTTAAGCACGTAGGTGCTGAGAGGGAAGACTCAAAGGTAGGAGGGGTCAGGTCTTTTTGTGGATGTGTATCGGAGGCTGTCAGAGAAGGTTTCCTAAGGGATGTGACGACTGCTGCCGCGGAATAGATGCGTGGTGTTAGAGGGAAGGCTGGATTTCCAACCTGAAGATTTTACCACAAGAGTGGAGATGGGGACAGGGCTCAGGAATGTCACTCAGTCTGATTTAGGTGTGTCCTCATTCTCAACTGGTCTGTGGGCTCTCCTTCTAAGATTAAAGTACTGGAGTTAAGAGAGCcaaaggcaggccgggcgcggtggctcaagcctgtaatcccagcactttgggaggccgagaccggcggatcacgatgtcaggagatcgagaccatcctggctaacacggtgaaaccccgtctctactaaaaaatacaaaaaaactatagccgggcaaggtggcgggcgcctgtagtcccagctactagggaagctgaggcaggagaatggcgtaaactcgggaggtggagcttgcagtgagccgagatccggccactgcactccagcctgagcgacaaagcgaggctgtctcaaaaaaaaaaaaaaaaaaaaagagagagacaaaggcaACTGAACTGCTGGAGAAATCTGATTGCCATGACAACATCTCCTACCAGGGGACAGTTCTGCTTACTGGaagggagaaggcagaggagaggatgcATCTTGACAGCAGCCAAACAATAGAGCTGAGAAAAATAAGCCCAGAACCTCTGACTCTTTCTCCCAAAAACCTCAAGGCCCCTTGGCAGGACTGTTTGGTTAACCCTGAGGTCACCTCTGTAAAGCACCCAGTTAAATGCCAACTTGCAGACTTTACCCCTTGAATGGACCAATATGTTCTCATTACTCCTACACTGCTGAAAGCTCCCAGGCCCTCCTAATATCCCCATATTACAGGCAAGGAAAGTTCAGAGagaagtcacacagctaggatgTGATGAAGTTGGAGCTGAGATGAAACCTGTATCAGCATGACTCCAACACAATATGGGTGCCTCACTCCCATCCTTCCCAACATCCTGCCCCACTACTGCCAATACTTAGATATGTGCCCAGGGCCCTTTGCTTTCCTTCTCTGGGCCTAAGCTTAGTTATCTGTGAAACAGGAAGGTAAAATGGACCAAGAGAACTCTAAGCTCCCCCAGCTCTGAAAGTCTAACAGATCCAATCACATCCGATGTCCTTTCTGAAGCTAATTTCCAGATGCTtcaaaaaataggctgggtgcagtggctcacgcctataatcccaacactttgggaggcccaggtgggaggatcacttgaggccaggagttcaagagcagcatggccaacatggcaaaaccccatctctactaaaaatacaaaaaattagctgggccctggtggcgcacacctgtaatcccagctacttgggaggctgaggcaggataattgcttgagcccggaagacagaggttgcagtgagccaagactgcgccactgcactccagcctgggtgacagagggagaccctgtctcaaagaaaaaaagtttcctGTGCGGACATCTTCAGCTCCATTTCTTTATCAAACAAGACCTCAGCCCTGTTCctaagcttctttttgttttttgtttttgtttgttttttgttttgagacaaggtctcactcttgcccaggctggagtgcagtggtacaatctcggctcactgcaacctccacctccgaggctgaagcgattctcctgtatcagcctccagagtggctgggactacaagcgtgtgccactatgtccagctaatttctgtattttttatagagacagggtttcgccatgttggccaggctggtctcaaactccggagctaggtgatccacccgctctgcctcccaaagtgctgggactacaggcatgagctaccacgcctggctgagagtACCTTTTCTGAAGTACAAATCTGATCCTATCACTCCCTGCATTAAACACTTGAGCAAATTTTCATTCCCTTCCAGATAAACTCCAGACTCCATAACAAGGTTTAGAGGCCCTTTGCAACTGGGCTGCTACTTCACCCCTCGCAATCAGCTACCAGAACCGCCGGTTGCTCCCCACCCCTCCAATCCGGAGCAA
This portion of the Macaca mulatta isolate MMU2019108-1 chromosome 14, T2T-MMU8v2.0, whole genome shotgun sequence genome encodes:
- the KCTD14 gene encoding BTB/POZ domain-containing protein KCTD14, with the protein product MWQGCAVERPAGRMTSQTPLPQSPRPGRLTMSTVVELNVGGEFHTTTLGTLRKFPGSKLAEMFSSSAKASMDAEGRFFIDRPSTYFRPILDYLRTGQVPTQHIPEVYREAQFYEIKPLVKLLEDMPQIFGEQVSRKQFLLQVPGYGENLELMVRLARAEAITARKSSVLVCLVETEEQDAYYSEVLCFLQDKKMFKSVVKFGPWKAVLDNSDLMHCLEMDIKAQGYKVFSKFYLTYPTKRNEFHFNIYSFTFTWW